The following proteins are encoded in a genomic region of Kosakonia oryzae:
- a CDS encoding nuclear transport factor 2 family protein yields the protein MMTEDLQPQIVQYERQLHRPEIRSQKIAIEKLLHRHFFEIGRSGKRYDRQQVIDSLLAETDRQQIASEEFALTQIESGTLLLTYRTFRQSPSGEKTHRTLRTSLWVRNEDGRWQMIFHQGTPEAD from the coding sequence ATGATGACAGAGGATTTACAACCGCAGATTGTGCAATACGAACGGCAGCTTCATCGACCAGAAATTCGCAGCCAGAAGATTGCCATTGAGAAGTTGCTGCACAGACATTTTTTCGAGATTGGTCGTTCGGGAAAACGATACGACAGGCAGCAAGTTATCGATTCATTATTGGCAGAAACAGACCGACAGCAAATCGCGTCGGAGGAATTCGCATTAACGCAGATCGAAAGCGGAACGCTGTTACTGACATACCGGACGTTCAGGCAAAGTCCGTCGGGAGAGAAAACGCACCGCACATTGCGCACATCGTTATGGGTCAGAAATGAAGATGGTCGCTGGCAAATGATTTTTCATCAGGGAACGCCTGAAGCGGATTGA
- a CDS encoding NAD(P)H-dependent oxidoreductase has translation MKTLVIVSHPYPEHSHVIKALKETAESMVNVVVRDLEAIYATRDIVFNIAEEQDAYDGVDRVIFMYPTHWFNLTPNLKSYLNEVWSYGWAFGPDGHALKNKEMMVVTSAGAAEQMYSADGLIKSSMADVLAPMKASALYVGMKYLQPLVIYNAVNVSPERMNHLSSELVSHLSA, from the coding sequence ATGAAAACCTTAGTGATTGTTTCTCATCCTTATCCCGAACATTCCCATGTTATTAAAGCGCTAAAAGAAACAGCAGAATCGATGGTGAATGTTGTTGTCCGGGATCTCGAAGCTATTTATGCTACACGGGACATCGTATTTAATATTGCTGAAGAACAAGATGCGTATGATGGCGTTGACAGGGTCATATTTATGTATCCGACACACTGGTTTAACCTTACCCCCAATCTCAAATCTTATTTAAACGAGGTCTGGAGTTATGGGTGGGCATTTGGTCCTGATGGTCATGCACTGAAGAACAAGGAAATGATGGTAGTCACTTCAGCCGGTGCCGCGGAGCAAATGTATTCAGCAGACGGACTTATTAAAAGTAGCATGGCTGACGTACTGGCTCCGATGAAAGCCTCTGCACTATATGTAGGAATGAAATATCTCCAGCCACTGGTGATTTATAATGCCGTGAATGTTTCTCCCGAAAGAATGAATCATTTGAGTAGCGAGTTAGTCAGCCATTTATCTGCCTGA
- a CDS encoding MFS transporter, whose protein sequence is MPVSLLTPLARDLGITEGTAGQGMTISGVFAVVTSLTVRRLAGGLNRKFLLLALTALMGISAMIVALAPNFAVYMLGRALIGVVIGGFWSMSVATAVRLVHISHVPRALAVFNGGNALATVVAAPLGSYLTAVISWRGAFLCLVPVAMVTFVWQWVSLPSMETGKSRNTGSTIASLLRKKNVAMGMCAAGIFFMGQFTLFTYVRPFLENVTKVNSGAVTLILLMIGIAGVVGTTAIGFVIKNRLYQTLITIPLVMASVAVILIPMGNNVLAVCVLLGVWGVLSTAAPVGWWSWVAHATASDTESGGGLMVATVQFSIALGSTLGGVLFDQFGFQSTFGLSAGILIISAVLTRWASKQKIMR, encoded by the coding sequence ATGCCCGTCAGTCTGTTAACGCCGCTTGCCAGAGATTTAGGGATCACTGAAGGCACTGCCGGCCAGGGAATGACGATTTCGGGGGTCTTTGCCGTCGTGACAAGTCTTACCGTACGCAGGCTCGCTGGAGGGCTGAACCGTAAGTTTCTTTTACTGGCATTAACCGCCCTGATGGGCATATCGGCCATGATCGTCGCTCTGGCGCCTAACTTTGCTGTCTATATGTTGGGCCGCGCGCTGATCGGTGTGGTGATTGGCGGCTTCTGGTCAATGTCTGTCGCCACAGCTGTAAGACTGGTACATATCAGCCACGTTCCGCGTGCGCTGGCCGTTTTCAATGGCGGAAATGCCTTGGCGACGGTAGTGGCCGCTCCACTTGGTAGCTATCTTACGGCTGTCATCAGCTGGCGAGGTGCATTTCTGTGCTTAGTGCCTGTAGCTATGGTCACGTTCGTCTGGCAATGGGTAAGCCTCCCCTCCATGGAAACTGGCAAGTCCCGTAATACTGGCTCAACCATTGCCTCGCTTTTACGGAAGAAAAATGTCGCAATGGGTATGTGCGCCGCCGGTATCTTTTTTATGGGGCAATTTACTCTTTTTACCTATGTCAGACCTTTCCTGGAGAATGTCACTAAAGTTAATTCAGGCGCAGTAACGCTGATATTGTTAATGATTGGAATAGCAGGAGTCGTGGGAACGACGGCGATTGGGTTTGTGATCAAAAACCGCCTCTATCAGACACTCATTACAATACCGCTGGTTATGGCTTCAGTTGCAGTGATTCTTATCCCCATGGGTAACAACGTACTGGCAGTATGTGTTTTATTGGGGGTATGGGGTGTGCTGTCAACAGCTGCACCGGTAGGATGGTGGAGTTGGGTTGCTCATGCGACTGCATCTGATACTGAATCAGGTGGAGGTCTGATGGTTGCTACAGTCCAGTTTTCGATTGCGCTAGGTTCTACGTTGGGTGGGGTTTTGTTTGACCAGTTTGGTTTTCAGAGCACGTTCGGACTGAGCGCAGGGATACTTATCATCTCAGCAGTGTTGACTCGGTGGGCATCGAAGCAAAAAATAATGCGTTAA
- a CDS encoding DUF2891 domain-containing protein, which translates to MQLTQHQAEAFARMPLTYLRQEYPNHIMHLLNDDGDVLPPRELHPIFYGCFDWHSAVHGYWLLLRCVRLYPDLACKSEITALFDEHLTQEKVAQEVAYFNAPFRASFERPYGYGWLLALAQELKHSSLPQTQGWHQVLEPLTQDIRVRLMDYLSKLTYPIRVGTHYNTAFALALALDYARALADRPLEQAILDAANRYYLADTNYPAHYEPGGDEYISGALTEALLMSKVTADFPAWFDAFLPDVASVSALMNPAEVSDRTDPKIAHLDGLNLSRAWCMKHIAKALPENHAGQKALNDAVKRHLAASVEHVVGSHYSGGHWLASFALLALE; encoded by the coding sequence ATGCAATTAACTCAACATCAGGCAGAAGCCTTTGCCCGCATGCCGTTAACCTATTTACGTCAGGAATACCCGAATCACATTATGCATTTGCTTAATGATGATGGTGATGTCTTGCCGCCACGAGAACTGCATCCCATCTTTTACGGCTGCTTTGACTGGCACTCCGCGGTACACGGTTACTGGCTGTTGCTGCGCTGCGTGCGTCTTTACCCGGATCTGGCGTGCAAATCGGAGATCACCGCGCTTTTTGATGAGCACCTGACACAAGAGAAGGTTGCGCAGGAAGTGGCCTATTTTAACGCGCCGTTCCGCGCCTCGTTTGAGCGCCCTTATGGCTACGGCTGGCTGCTGGCGCTGGCTCAGGAGCTGAAGCACTCATCACTGCCGCAGACGCAAGGCTGGCATCAGGTACTGGAGCCTTTAACCCAGGATATTCGCGTCAGGCTGATGGATTATCTCAGCAAGTTGACGTATCCCATCCGTGTTGGCACGCATTACAACACGGCGTTTGCGCTGGCACTGGCGCTGGATTACGCCCGCGCGCTTGCGGATCGGCCGCTTGAGCAGGCCATTCTGGATGCTGCAAACCGCTATTACCTGGCTGATACCAATTATCCTGCGCACTATGAGCCAGGCGGCGATGAGTATATTTCGGGTGCGCTGACCGAAGCGCTGTTAATGAGTAAAGTCACCGCCGATTTCCCGGCCTGGTTCGATGCGTTCTTACCGGATGTGGCGTCGGTTTCGGCGCTGATGAATCCGGCGGAAGTCAGCGATCGTACCGATCCGAAAATTGCCCATCTTGACGGGCTAAATCTCAGCCGCGCCTGGTGCATGAAACATATCGCGAAGGCGTTACCGGAAAATCATGCCGGGCAAAAAGCGTTAAACGATGCTGTGAAACGCCATCTTGCGGCAAGCGTAGAACATGTGGTGGGAAGTCATTATAGCGGCGGCCACTGGCTGGCCAGTTTCGCGCTGCTGGCGCTGGAATAA
- a CDS encoding DUF979 domain-containing protein, which translates to MMTLMTINRVYYLIGFVVMLLVIMTLRDRGNPKRFTTALFWFLFGGIFLFGDLMVQELGKSLAYRIIGGGVIVIALLAGFGLVGKGHYKMSTEAERIASSDRLKNWLFLPALMIPLVTVVGTLFLKGVAVGGVYLLDQKQLTLAALCVACVAAILTGWWLTRGTPLHAIRQSRRLVDTIGWAVILPQMLAMLGGVFVVADTGQSVQKVVSLFVNPDNRFMLVVIYCIGMALFTMIMGNAFAAFPVLSAGIALPFLINVHHGNPAPLLAIGMYAGYCGTLMTPMAANFNIVPAALLELKDKYQVIKIQIPTALTLLVVNVFLMYFLVFR; encoded by the coding sequence ATGATGACGTTGATGACCATTAACCGCGTTTATTACCTGATCGGTTTTGTCGTGATGCTGCTGGTAATCATGACATTACGGGATCGCGGCAATCCTAAGCGCTTTACGACGGCGCTGTTCTGGTTTTTGTTCGGCGGGATTTTCCTGTTCGGCGATCTGATGGTTCAGGAACTGGGTAAATCGCTGGCCTACCGAATTATTGGCGGCGGCGTTATTGTCATCGCACTGCTTGCTGGGTTTGGCCTGGTAGGAAAGGGGCATTACAAAATGTCTACCGAGGCTGAGCGCATTGCCTCCTCGGATCGCTTGAAAAACTGGCTTTTCTTGCCAGCGCTGATGATCCCGTTAGTAACAGTGGTGGGGACGTTATTTCTGAAAGGCGTTGCTGTCGGCGGCGTTTATCTGCTCGACCAGAAACAACTCACGCTGGCTGCTTTATGCGTCGCCTGCGTCGCCGCGATCCTGACGGGCTGGTGGCTGACGCGCGGAACGCCGCTACATGCTATTCGCCAGTCCCGGCGCCTGGTGGATACGATTGGCTGGGCGGTGATCCTTCCGCAAATGCTCGCCATGCTGGGCGGCGTATTCGTGGTGGCTGATACAGGCCAATCGGTGCAAAAGGTGGTAAGCCTGTTTGTGAACCCGGATAACCGTTTCATGCTGGTGGTGATTTACTGCATTGGCATGGCGCTCTTCACCATGATTATGGGCAACGCCTTCGCTGCTTTTCCGGTATTGAGTGCCGGTATCGCCTTGCCGTTCCTGATTAATGTGCATCACGGCAACCCGGCCCCCTTGCTGGCGATTGGTATGTACGCAGGATATTGCGGCACGTTGATGACGCCGATGGCGGCGAATTTTAATATCGTCCCCGCCGCGTTACTGGAACTGAAGGATAAATACCAGGTGATTAAGATTCAGATCCCGACGGCGTTAACCCTGCTGGTGGTTAACGTGTTCTTAATGTATTTCCTCGTGTTTCGCTAA
- a CDS encoding DUF969 domain-containing protein: MDGSTLLPLIGIPIVVIGFALRFNPLLVVVVAGLTTGLLVGMDFGTLLETFGEKFVNSRSLATFILILPVIGLLEYYGLKERAQAWVAKIASATSARILMLYFVAREGTAALGLMSLGGHAQTVRPLLAPMAEGAALNEYGELPQHIRDKIKAHAAACDNIAVFFGEDIFIAFGAVLLIDAFLKENGIEGIEPLHIGLWAIPTALSALIIHMTRLLRLDASIRRDVMAWKAEQGAQEIVQ, translated from the coding sequence ATGGACGGTTCTACACTGCTGCCACTTATCGGCATACCGATAGTGGTTATTGGTTTTGCACTGCGCTTCAACCCGCTGTTGGTGGTCGTTGTTGCAGGGTTGACTACCGGATTGTTAGTGGGAATGGATTTCGGGACGCTGCTGGAAACCTTTGGCGAAAAGTTCGTCAATAGCCGCTCGCTGGCCACTTTTATTTTGATCCTGCCGGTTATCGGACTGCTGGAGTATTACGGTCTGAAAGAGCGAGCGCAGGCCTGGGTGGCAAAGATTGCCAGCGCGACATCGGCACGGATTTTGATGCTCTATTTTGTCGCGCGTGAGGGAACGGCGGCGCTGGGCTTGATGTCGCTTGGCGGGCATGCGCAAACGGTTCGTCCACTGCTGGCGCCAATGGCCGAAGGGGCCGCGTTGAATGAATACGGCGAATTACCCCAGCATATCCGCGACAAAATCAAAGCGCATGCTGCCGCGTGCGACAACATTGCGGTCTTCTTTGGTGAAGATATCTTTATCGCCTTCGGCGCGGTGTTACTGATCGATGCGTTCCTGAAGGAAAACGGTATTGAAGGGATTGAACCGCTGCATATCGGCTTATGGGCCATTCCCACTGCGCTTTCGGCATTGATTATTCATATGACGCGCTTGCTGCGTCTGGATGCCAGCATCCGTCGCGACGTGATGGCATGGAAAGCAGAGCAGGGCGCGCAGGAGATCGTTCAATGA
- a CDS encoding winged helix DNA-binding protein gives MNSKKSATSTTSDDIADGRIVSSRHLVSERCAELSELEYALIMTSNAFNKWMVRCMTAAGEPDMGAFDVSLLHHVNHRNRKKKLADICFVLNVEDTHVVTYALKKLIKAGYVTSEKAGKELFFSTTDEGKALCMKYRDVREACLISIHAESGIPGQSIGETAQLLRTISSLYDTAARTAASL, from the coding sequence ATGAACTCAAAAAAGAGCGCCACATCAACAACTAGCGACGATATTGCGGATGGCCGTATCGTCTCTTCACGCCATCTGGTTTCCGAACGCTGCGCTGAATTATCGGAGCTGGAATATGCATTGATCATGACCAGCAACGCCTTCAACAAATGGATGGTGCGCTGTATGACCGCAGCAGGTGAACCTGATATGGGGGCTTTTGATGTCTCACTTCTGCATCATGTGAATCATCGCAATCGTAAGAAAAAACTGGCAGATATCTGTTTTGTTCTGAACGTAGAAGATACGCATGTGGTGACCTACGCCCTGAAAAAGCTGATCAAAGCAGGCTACGTGACGAGCGAAAAAGCCGGAAAGGAACTCTTTTTCTCCACGACCGATGAAGGAAAAGCGTTATGCATGAAATACCGCGATGTGCGTGAAGCCTGCCTGATCAGTATTCATGCGGAAAGCGGGATCCCGGGGCAATCCATTGGCGAAACGGCGCAGCTTTTACGCACCATCTCCTCCCTTTACGACACGGCCGCCCGCACTGCCGCGTCGCTGTGA
- a CDS encoding D-2-hydroxyacid dehydrogenase family protein yields MAIQVLIPDDYQLATQQLSFLRQNDKFHCSALGDLSKETQAESALFNAQALILIRERTVVDEAFLRRTPNLKLISQTGKLARNVDIDACTRAGVAVVEGVGSPVAPAELTWLLIMASRRKFVSSVNAMKEGRWQTEIGSAVNKQVLGILGYGKIGKRIASYAQAFDMQVQVWGSERAQQEARAAGLRVPENREQFFATSDVITVHQRLVAQTEGNITSADLALMKTDALFVNTSRAELVAGGALYHALRQGRPGYAALDVYEQEPVYDTHNPYLEMPNVLCTPHLGYVETASYELYFKTAFDNVVRFFAGDTSQVINR; encoded by the coding sequence ATGGCTATTCAGGTGTTAATTCCGGACGACTATCAGCTTGCCACGCAGCAGCTCAGTTTTCTGCGGCAGAATGATAAATTCCATTGTTCTGCGCTGGGCGATTTAAGCAAAGAGACGCAGGCAGAGAGCGCGTTATTCAACGCCCAGGCATTAATCCTCATCCGGGAAAGAACCGTTGTTGATGAGGCGTTTTTGCGCCGCACACCGAATCTGAAGTTAATTAGCCAAACGGGTAAGCTGGCAAGAAATGTGGATATTGACGCCTGCACGCGGGCCGGTGTCGCTGTTGTCGAAGGTGTCGGTTCTCCGGTGGCACCCGCTGAATTAACGTGGCTCTTGATTATGGCATCCAGAAGAAAATTCGTTTCTTCGGTGAATGCCATGAAAGAGGGGCGTTGGCAAACGGAAATCGGATCGGCGGTGAATAAACAGGTTTTAGGGATCCTTGGATACGGCAAAATCGGTAAGCGAATTGCCAGCTATGCGCAGGCATTTGATATGCAGGTTCAGGTGTGGGGAAGTGAACGCGCACAGCAAGAGGCTCGTGCCGCCGGGTTGCGGGTGCCGGAAAATCGCGAGCAGTTTTTCGCAACTTCTGATGTGATTACCGTGCATCAACGTTTAGTGGCGCAAACGGAAGGCAATATTACTTCCGCCGATCTCGCACTGATGAAAACGGATGCATTATTCGTCAATACCAGCCGCGCAGAACTGGTTGCCGGAGGCGCGCTTTACCACGCGCTGCGCCAGGGGCGCCCCGGATATGCCGCGCTGGATGTCTACGAACAAGAGCCTGTATACGATACGCATAACCCTTACCTGGAAATGCCGAATGTGCTCTGTACGCCGCATCTGGGTTATGTGGAAACCGCCAGCTATGAGTTATATTTCAAAACGGCCTTCGATAACGTGGTGCGCTTTTTCGCCGGTGATACCTCACAGGTGATAAACCGCTGA
- a CDS encoding HoxN/HupN/NixA family nickel/cobalt transporter → MFSALLFRNPRACLLILMLLLMNIAAWGWAFFTFGDSASLMAACLLAWCYGLRHAVDADHIAAIDNVTRKMMQHGKRSCSVGTWFSLGHSTIVILATIAIAATATAFSHHMAWLHETGGIIGTSVSAFFLIVIALVNLLILSNVWRAFRQLKNGDTSLPEGNLASGGVMSWIFHRTFRLVSQSWHMYLVGFLFGLGFDTATEIGVLGISAAGASNGMSVWSILVFPALFTSGMALIDTLDNILMVEAYGWAFNKPQRKLYYNMTITGTSVIVALFIGGSEALGLIVDKLDLHGKFWDIIAVMNDNLSNAGFFVVGLFILCWLLSVLNYRWKGYDALFTDQQTPL, encoded by the coding sequence ATGTTTTCCGCTTTACTCTTCAGGAATCCACGCGCTTGCCTGTTGATCCTTATGTTGCTGCTGATGAATATTGCAGCCTGGGGCTGGGCATTTTTCACCTTTGGCGATAGCGCCTCACTCATGGCGGCATGCCTGCTGGCATGGTGCTATGGCTTACGCCATGCGGTGGATGCCGACCACATCGCCGCCATCGATAATGTCACGCGTAAAATGATGCAGCACGGGAAAAGATCGTGCAGCGTCGGCACCTGGTTCTCGCTGGGGCATTCGACGATTGTTATCCTTGCCACCATTGCCATTGCGGCAACCGCCACGGCGTTTAGCCATCATATGGCGTGGCTGCATGAAACCGGCGGCATAATTGGTACCAGCGTGTCGGCTTTTTTTCTGATCGTTATCGCGCTGGTGAATTTACTTATTCTCAGCAATGTCTGGCGCGCTTTCCGGCAATTAAAAAATGGTGACACATCGCTTCCCGAGGGAAATCTTGCCTCTGGCGGAGTGATGAGCTGGATCTTTCACCGCACATTCCGCCTGGTGTCGCAAAGCTGGCATATGTACCTTGTCGGTTTTTTATTCGGCCTGGGGTTTGATACCGCCACTGAAATTGGCGTACTGGGTATTTCCGCCGCCGGCGCGTCAAATGGCATGTCGGTATGGTCTATTCTGGTATTTCCGGCACTCTTTACCAGCGGCATGGCGTTAATCGATACGCTGGATAATATCCTGATGGTCGAAGCCTATGGTTGGGCATTCAACAAACCGCAACGCAAACTCTATTACAATATGACCATTACCGGCACCTCGGTTATTGTCGCGTTATTTATCGGTGGCAGCGAAGCGCTGGGGTTGATCGTGGATAAGCTTGATTTACATGGTAAATTCTGGGATATCATCGCCGTGATGAATGATAACCTGAGTAACGCCGGGTTCTTCGTGGTCGGATTGTTTATTCTCTGCTGGCTACTTTCTGTGCTGAACTATCGGTGGAAAGGTTACGATGCGCTTTTTACGGATCAACAAACACCGCTGTAA
- a CDS encoding cell envelope integrity TolA C-terminal domain-containing protein, protein MEKLMMLALLVSVATGCTPLHPTDCLKKSALESCAYNRSGNVTDTDIYGQQAAGIKNALDSALADRHAWKGKTCTVHLDFNYDGKLQNMVIRGGDKEYCAALEAAAKKAVFPPFTDQKVYDVMSSARWNMQGY, encoded by the coding sequence ATGGAGAAGTTAATGATGCTGGCGCTGCTGGTCAGCGTTGCGACAGGGTGCACGCCGCTTCACCCCACGGATTGCCTGAAAAAAAGTGCCTTAGAGTCCTGCGCTTATAATCGTTCCGGCAACGTTACCGATACGGATATTTATGGTCAACAAGCGGCCGGAATTAAAAATGCGCTGGATTCTGCCCTCGCCGATCGCCATGCATGGAAAGGCAAAACCTGTACTGTGCATCTCGATTTTAACTATGACGGTAAATTGCAAAATATGGTTATCAGAGGTGGCGATAAAGAGTATTGCGCAGCGCTGGAAGCGGCGGCTAAAAAAGCCGTCTTCCCACCTTTCACCGATCAAAAAGTCTACGATGTGATGAGCTCGGCACGCTGGAATATGCAGGGCTACTAA